A single Streptomyces sp. 2114.4 DNA region contains:
- a CDS encoding crotonase/enoyl-CoA hydratase family protein produces MSVRVERAGPVTTVVLSRPASRNAVDGATAAQLAAAFREFDEDDGARVAVLWGEGGTFCSGADLKAVGTERGNRVAPDGDGPMGPTRMRLGKPVIAAVAGHAVAGGLELALWCDLRVAEEDAVFGVFCRRWGVPLIDGGTVRLPRLIGASRAMDLVLTGRPVPAAEALDIGLVHRVVPAGTARAEAELLASEIARFPQACLRSDRASLLDQEGRDEQSAMAAELRHGQAVLAESLEGAARFAAGAGRHGAPDGEPGG; encoded by the coding sequence ATGTCCGTACGGGTGGAGCGCGCCGGGCCGGTGACGACCGTGGTGCTCTCCCGGCCCGCGTCACGCAATGCCGTGGACGGCGCGACGGCCGCCCAACTCGCTGCCGCCTTCCGGGAGTTCGACGAAGACGACGGCGCACGGGTCGCGGTCCTGTGGGGCGAGGGCGGGACGTTCTGCTCCGGTGCCGACCTCAAGGCGGTCGGCACCGAGCGCGGCAACCGGGTGGCCCCGGACGGGGACGGGCCGATGGGGCCGACCCGGATGCGGCTCGGCAAGCCGGTGATCGCGGCGGTCGCCGGCCATGCGGTGGCCGGCGGCCTGGAGCTGGCGCTGTGGTGCGATCTCCGGGTGGCGGAGGAGGATGCCGTCTTCGGGGTGTTCTGCCGGCGCTGGGGAGTGCCGCTGATCGACGGCGGCACGGTACGGCTGCCCCGGCTGATCGGCGCGAGCCGGGCGATGGACCTGGTACTGACGGGGCGCCCGGTCCCGGCCGCCGAGGCCCTGGACATCGGCCTCGTCCATCGCGTGGTACCGGCCGGCACGGCCCGCGCCGAGGCGGAACTGCTGGCGTCGGAGATCGCCCGCTTCCCCCAGGCGTGCCTGCGCAGTGACCGCGCCTCCCTGCTGGACCAGGAAGGCCGGGACGAACAGTCGGCGATGGCCGCGGAACTCCGCCACGGCCAGGCGGTGCTGGCCGAGTCACTGGAGGGCGCGGCCCGGTTCGCCGCGGGGGCGGGGCGGCACGGGGCGCCGGACGGGGAGCCCGGGGGCTGA
- a CDS encoding acyl-CoA dehydrogenase family protein, producing MTVTHEVVNQAPPLTGFSAADEPALREALVRDGAEWGTREVAELGALAGSPKVQEQARWAEEQPPRLHTHDRFGHRIDEVAFHPAWHQLMTVAVEHGLHAAPWADDRPGAHLVRAAKFYVWSQAEAGHGCPVSMTYAAVPALRAAPDLAAQYEPLLAARSYDFGLRAPLTKSGLIAGMSMTEKQGGSDVRANTTRAVPAADGTYRLTGHKWFTSAPMSDVFLALAQTEEGLSCFLVPRVLPDGTLNGMRLMRLKDKLGNRSNASSEIEYDEAVAWPVGEPGRGVRTIVEMVNMTRLDCVLGSAAGMRAGLRQALHHTAHRQAFGRELDRQPLMRSVLADLAVESEAATVLGMRLATAVDRSQAGDAGETALRRLALAAGKYWVCKRGSTHAAEALECLGGNGYVEDSGMPRLYREAPLLSIWEGSGNVAALDVLRALGKEPAALDAFFAEVETAAGADRRLDAAVAGVRKMLGRLADPEQAQLLARSLAERMALVLQGSLLVRYSHPSVADAFCASRLDGEWGNAFGTLPAGADLTAILERSRPAAAAGSGA from the coding sequence ATGACCGTCACTCATGAAGTCGTGAATCAGGCTCCGCCACTGACCGGGTTCAGCGCGGCGGACGAACCGGCCCTGAGGGAGGCGCTGGTCCGGGACGGCGCCGAGTGGGGCACCCGGGAAGTGGCCGAGCTCGGCGCGCTGGCCGGTTCCCCAAAGGTGCAGGAACAGGCCCGCTGGGCGGAGGAGCAGCCGCCCCGGCTGCACACCCACGACCGCTTCGGGCACCGCATCGACGAGGTCGCCTTCCACCCTGCCTGGCATCAGCTGATGACCGTCGCGGTGGAGCACGGCCTGCACGCCGCGCCCTGGGCCGACGACCGCCCCGGGGCGCATCTGGTGCGCGCCGCGAAGTTCTACGTCTGGTCGCAGGCCGAGGCGGGGCACGGCTGCCCGGTCTCGATGACGTACGCCGCCGTCCCCGCGCTGCGCGCCGCCCCGGATCTCGCCGCGCAGTACGAGCCGCTGCTCGCCGCCCGCAGCTACGACTTCGGGCTGCGGGCGCCGCTGACCAAGTCGGGTCTGATCGCGGGCATGTCGATGACGGAGAAGCAGGGCGGCTCCGACGTACGGGCCAACACCACCCGCGCCGTACCGGCCGCCGACGGCACCTACCGTCTCACCGGCCACAAATGGTTCACCTCCGCGCCGATGAGCGACGTCTTTCTGGCACTGGCACAGACCGAGGAAGGCCTCAGCTGCTTCCTGGTCCCGAGGGTGCTGCCGGACGGCACGCTCAACGGCATGCGGCTGATGCGGCTCAAGGACAAACTGGGCAACCGCTCCAACGCGTCCTCCGAGATCGAGTACGACGAGGCGGTGGCCTGGCCGGTCGGTGAACCGGGACGCGGGGTGCGGACCATCGTCGAGATGGTGAACATGACCCGGCTGGACTGCGTGCTGGGGTCGGCCGCCGGGATGCGGGCGGGGCTGCGGCAGGCGCTGCACCACACCGCGCACCGGCAGGCCTTCGGGCGGGAGCTGGACCGGCAGCCGCTGATGCGCTCGGTGCTCGCCGACCTGGCGGTCGAGTCGGAGGCGGCGACGGTGCTGGGGATGCGGCTGGCAACGGCGGTGGACCGGTCGCAGGCCGGGGACGCCGGCGAGACCGCGCTGCGCCGGCTGGCACTGGCGGCCGGCAAGTACTGGGTGTGCAAGCGGGGCAGCACCCATGCGGCGGAGGCGCTGGAGTGCCTGGGCGGCAACGGCTACGTCGAGGACTCCGGCATGCCACGGCTCTACCGGGAGGCGCCGCTGCTGTCGATCTGGGAGGGCTCGGGGAACGTCGCCGCGCTCGATGTACTGCGGGCGCTGGGCAAGGAGCCGGCCGCGCTGGACGCGTTCTTCGCGGAGGTGGAGACCGCGGCGGGCGCCGACCGCCGGCTGGACGCGGCGGTGGCCGGGGTCCGCAAGATGCTCGGCCGGCTCGCCGATCCGGAGCAGGCACAGCTGCTGGCGCGCTCGCTGGCGGAGCGGATGGCACTGGTACTGCAGGGGTCGCTGCTGGTGCGGTACAGCCACCCGTCGGTGGCCGACGCCTTCTGCGCCTCGCGGCTCGACGGGGAGTGGGGCAATGCCTTCGGCACCCTGCCGGCCGGCGCCGACCTGACCGCGATCCTGGAACGCAGCCGCCCGGCGGCCGCGGCGGGGAGCGGGGCCTGA
- a CDS encoding PaaX family transcriptional regulator C-terminal domain-containing protein, with product MNDDATGTPHGTGTSDATEAAALALRPLTARSIVLSTLLGHHPPRLPARALVRVGELFGIAEGTVRVALSRMVAADDLRQDDGSYALTTRLLARQARQDESRSPRTRPWNGDWEIAVVATAEGRPPAERTALRQAMAALRLAELREGSWLRPANLDRPRPAVVTEQCTWLTGVPDGDPAALAARLWDLTGWAHRARALARALDRADAPADRFTIAAAALRHLLSDPLLPAELLPGDWPGDRLRRRYAAFETDLRDLLRQYLAG from the coding sequence ATGAACGACGACGCCACCGGAACCCCTCACGGCACCGGTACCTCTGACGCCACCGAGGCCGCCGCCCTCGCGCTGCGGCCGCTCACCGCACGTTCGATCGTGCTGAGCACTCTCCTCGGTCACCACCCGCCACGGCTGCCCGCGCGCGCCCTGGTGCGGGTGGGCGAGCTGTTCGGCATCGCCGAGGGCACCGTCCGGGTCGCGCTCTCCCGCATGGTGGCCGCCGACGACCTGCGCCAGGACGACGGCTCCTACGCCCTCACCACCCGCCTCCTGGCGCGCCAGGCCCGGCAGGACGAGAGCCGTTCACCGAGGACCCGGCCCTGGAACGGGGACTGGGAGATCGCCGTGGTCGCCACGGCGGAGGGCCGGCCGCCGGCCGAACGTACCGCCCTGCGCCAGGCCATGGCGGCGCTGCGGCTGGCCGAACTCCGCGAGGGCAGCTGGCTGCGCCCCGCCAACCTCGACCGGCCCCGCCCCGCCGTCGTCACCGAGCAGTGCACCTGGCTCACCGGCGTCCCGGACGGCGACCCGGCCGCGCTCGCCGCCCGGCTGTGGGACCTGACCGGATGGGCGCACCGCGCCCGCGCCCTGGCCCGTGCCCTGGACCGCGCCGACGCCCCCGCCGACCGTTTCACCATCGCCGCGGCCGCGCTCCGCCATCTCCTCTCCGACCCGCTGCTCCCCGCCGAGCTCCTGCCCGGGGACTGGCCCGGCGACCGGCTCCGCCGCCGGTACGCCGCGTTCGAGACCGACCTGCGCGATCTGCTGCGGCAGTACCTGGCCGGCTAG
- a CDS encoding ABC transporter substrate-binding protein, producing the protein MTVFPPRTAVLTGVLAIPAALALSACGGASDANTADGKNAATATTAEALGGVDALAEAAKKEGTLHAIALPRDWANYGALIDGFTKKYGIKVEVENPQGASQDEIKAVTSRKDQGNAPDVLDLGSSFAQSAAQDGLLAPYMVTGFADIPDVQRDSIGRWANDYGGYVSFGCDAKRVQTCPTSFKDLLQPQYKGKVALNGDPTTAGSAFGAVYAAALARGGSFEDIQPGIDFFTKLKKDGILTPVKSTAATIAKGRTPISIDWDYLNAGYTDALKSKGIDWKVTVPTDGKFSQYYSQAINKDAPHPAAARLWQEYLYSPEGQNLRLKGFARPALMDAMKKDGKLDKTAAAKLPKVSGTPNFPTETQQSNAKLAITQSWGGSASQ; encoded by the coding sequence GTGACCGTGTTCCCGCCGAGGACAGCCGTCCTCACCGGCGTCCTCGCCATCCCCGCCGCACTCGCCCTCAGCGCATGCGGCGGGGCCTCCGACGCGAACACCGCCGACGGAAAGAACGCAGCCACCGCGACCACGGCCGAGGCCCTGGGCGGCGTCGACGCCCTGGCCGAGGCGGCCAAGAAAGAAGGCACCCTGCATGCGATCGCCTTGCCCCGCGACTGGGCCAACTACGGCGCCCTGATTGACGGCTTCACCAAGAAGTACGGCATCAAGGTCGAGGTCGAGAACCCGCAGGGCGCCAGCCAGGACGAGATCAAAGCGGTCACCTCGCGCAAGGACCAGGGCAACGCGCCCGACGTCCTCGACCTCGGCAGCTCCTTCGCGCAGAGCGCCGCCCAGGACGGGCTGCTCGCGCCGTACATGGTCACCGGTTTCGCCGACATCCCCGATGTCCAAAGAGACTCGATCGGCCGCTGGGCGAACGACTACGGCGGCTATGTCTCCTTCGGCTGCGATGCCAAGCGGGTGCAGACCTGCCCGACCAGCTTCAAGGATCTGCTCCAGCCCCAGTACAAGGGGAAGGTCGCGCTCAACGGCGACCCCACCACGGCGGGTTCGGCCTTCGGCGCCGTGTACGCGGCGGCCCTCGCCCGCGGCGGCTCCTTCGAGGACATCCAGCCCGGCATAGACTTCTTCACCAAGCTGAAGAAGGACGGCATTCTCACGCCCGTGAAATCCACCGCGGCCACCATCGCGAAGGGCCGGACGCCGATCAGCATCGACTGGGACTACCTGAACGCCGGGTACACCGACGCGCTCAAGTCCAAGGGCATCGACTGGAAAGTCACGGTCCCCACGGACGGCAAGTTCTCCCAGTACTACTCGCAAGCCATCAACAAGGATGCGCCGCACCCCGCGGCCGCGCGCCTGTGGCAGGAGTACCTCTACAGCCCCGAGGGCCAGAACCTCAGGCTCAAGGGCTTCGCCCGACCGGCCCTGATGGACGCCATGAAGAAGGACGGCAAGCTCGACAAGACCGCGGCGGCAAAGCTGCCGAAGGTCTCCGGCACGCCGAACTTCCCGACCGAGACCCAGCAGAGCAACGCCAAGCTCGCCATCACCCAGAGCTGGGGCGGGTCCGCCTCCCAGTGA
- a CDS encoding amino acid permease, producing MSTGTVRDHGTTKTAKTGTTTGPGGLQQGLQRRHMRLIALGGVIGAGLFVGSGVVVRSTGPAAVLSFLAAGVLTVLIMRMLAEMTVARPALGSFYAHVREALGPRAGFTVGWLYWYFFVIVVAVEAVAGGRIVQLWLPDAPLWAVSLVLMTLLTATNLVSARSYGEFEYWFSSVKVLAIVVFLVLGALFVLGLWPGAPGGLGNLTAHGGFAPEGVGAVLAAVVPCIGFFTGAEIVTIAAAESVEPERAVAGAIRSIVLRVVAFYVLSVFLVVTVVPWTSKAIEVSPYAAVLDRLAVPAAGTVMNALVLIAVLSCLNSALYTSSRMLFALTRNGDAPGGFTKVSDSGVPRRALLAGTSVGYLSVLAAWISPDVVFEFLINSYGAIALFVYLTIAVAQVRLRRKLERTEPERLTLKMWLFPWLSWVTIALMALVIGAMAFLPDSRAQFWLSLLTVAVVLAGYELRRRKGPDGVPRSKDHRPAARR from the coding sequence ATGAGCACGGGAACGGTACGGGACCACGGCACGACGAAGACGGCCAAGACCGGGACGACGACGGGGCCGGGCGGTCTGCAGCAGGGGCTCCAGCGCCGCCATATGCGGCTGATCGCGCTGGGCGGGGTCATCGGGGCCGGGCTGTTCGTCGGCAGCGGGGTGGTCGTGCGATCCACCGGCCCGGCCGCCGTGCTGTCCTTCCTCGCGGCCGGCGTGCTCACCGTACTGATCATGCGGATGCTGGCCGAGATGACCGTCGCCCGCCCGGCGCTGGGGTCCTTCTACGCCCATGTCCGCGAGGCGCTGGGGCCGCGTGCGGGTTTCACGGTCGGCTGGCTGTACTGGTACTTCTTTGTGATCGTGGTCGCCGTCGAGGCGGTGGCCGGCGGCCGGATCGTCCAGCTGTGGCTTCCGGACGCCCCCTTGTGGGCGGTCAGTCTGGTGCTGATGACGCTGCTGACCGCGACCAATCTGGTCTCGGCGCGCTCCTACGGCGAGTTCGAGTACTGGTTCTCGTCGGTGAAGGTCCTGGCGATCGTGGTGTTCCTCGTGCTCGGCGCCCTGTTCGTGCTGGGGCTGTGGCCCGGCGCCCCCGGCGGGCTGGGCAATCTGACCGCGCACGGCGGGTTCGCCCCCGAGGGCGTCGGAGCGGTGCTCGCCGCCGTCGTGCCCTGCATCGGATTCTTCACCGGCGCCGAGATCGTCACCATCGCGGCCGCCGAGTCGGTCGAACCGGAGCGGGCGGTGGCGGGGGCGATCCGGTCGATCGTGCTACGGGTGGTGGCCTTCTACGTGCTGTCGGTCTTCCTGGTCGTCACGGTGGTGCCCTGGACGTCGAAGGCGATCGAAGTGAGTCCGTACGCGGCGGTGCTGGACCGGCTGGCGGTGCCCGCGGCAGGCACGGTGATGAACGCGCTGGTGCTGATCGCCGTGCTGTCCTGCCTGAACTCCGCGCTCTACACGTCCTCCCGGATGCTGTTCGCGCTCACCCGGAACGGGGATGCGCCGGGCGGCTTCACCAAGGTCAGCGACAGCGGGGTACCCCGGCGGGCGCTGCTGGCCGGGACCTCGGTCGGCTATCTGTCGGTGCTCGCGGCCTGGATCTCACCCGATGTCGTCTTCGAGTTCCTGATCAACTCTTATGGCGCCATCGCCCTGTTCGTCTACCTGACGATCGCGGTCGCGCAGGTGCGGTTGCGGCGGAAGCTGGAGCGCACGGAGCCGGAGCGGCTGACGCTGAAGATGTGGCTGTTCCCCTGGCTGAGCTGGGTGACCATTGCGCTGATGGCGCTGGTGATCGGGGCGATGGCGTTCCTGCCGGACAGCCGCGCGCAGTTCTGGCTGAGTCTGCTGACGGTGGCCGTGGTGCTGGCCGGGTACGAGCTGCGCCGCAGGAAGGGCCCGGACGGTGTGCCGCGGTCAAAGGACCATCGTCCCGCGGCCCGGCGGTGA
- a CDS encoding lactonase family protein, with product MSAARTGTQTGTGSSRVNRRRFLGIAAGLAAAGGAGGAGLLTAQDPAPGHATRHAAGHRRRRIRPLFLGTYTSAPGGGAGVGLGTYDTVTGRITRTGLVDGVADPSYLALAPSGRTLYAVDEQERGEVTAMALRPDGPPTVLGTRSTGGAGPCHLSVHPSGRWLLSANYLSGSVAVHPVDRATGSLGARTDLVTHTGPPPGPGQDGPHAHQIITAPDGRHVLAVDLGNDTVYTYRLDESAGELTQVSYASLRPGAGPRHLTFHPSGAFAYLANEVDNTVVVCRYDRRTGRLTPGAPQATGTGTGTSYPAQLLVTRDGGFAFLANRGHNSLTRYAVEAAGARLRLLDTVPVGGDFPRQIAFSPDQRWLFAANQKSGSVTVFSVDARTGALRRTGEPFPAPVPVCVLPR from the coding sequence ATGAGCGCAGCGCGTACGGGAACGCAGACCGGGACAGGGAGCAGCCGCGTCAACCGCAGGCGGTTCCTCGGCATCGCGGCGGGGCTGGCCGCGGCGGGCGGGGCAGGCGGGGCGGGCCTGCTGACGGCACAGGATCCGGCGCCCGGACACGCCACCCGCCACGCAGCCGGGCACCGCCGGCGCCGCATCCGGCCGCTCTTCCTGGGGACGTACACCTCGGCCCCGGGCGGCGGGGCCGGGGTCGGACTCGGTACGTACGACACCGTGACCGGCCGGATCACCCGCACCGGTCTCGTGGACGGTGTCGCCGACCCCTCCTACCTCGCCCTGGCACCGTCCGGCCGCACCCTCTACGCGGTCGACGAGCAGGAGCGGGGCGAGGTGACCGCGATGGCGTTGAGGCCGGACGGACCGCCCACGGTGCTGGGCACCCGGTCCACCGGCGGCGCCGGCCCCTGTCATCTGTCGGTGCACCCGAGCGGCCGCTGGCTGCTCAGCGCCAACTACCTCTCCGGCAGCGTCGCCGTGCATCCGGTCGACCGCGCCACCGGATCCCTCGGCGCGCGCACGGATCTGGTCACCCACACCGGCCCGCCGCCCGGTCCCGGTCAGGACGGGCCGCATGCCCACCAGATCATCACCGCCCCGGACGGCCGGCACGTACTGGCCGTCGATCTCGGCAACGACACCGTCTACACCTACCGGCTGGACGAGTCGGCCGGTGAGCTCACCCAGGTGTCGTATGCGTCGCTGCGGCCCGGTGCCGGCCCCCGGCATCTGACGTTCCACCCGTCGGGTGCCTTCGCCTATCTGGCGAACGAGGTCGACAACACGGTCGTGGTCTGCCGCTACGACCGGAGAACCGGACGGCTGACCCCCGGTGCGCCGCAGGCCACGGGGACCGGGACCGGCACCAGCTACCCGGCGCAGCTCCTGGTCACCCGCGACGGCGGCTTCGCCTTCCTCGCCAATCGCGGTCACAACAGCCTCACCCGCTATGCCGTGGAGGCGGCCGGGGCACGGCTGCGGCTGCTGGACACCGTGCCGGTGGGCGGGGACTTCCCCCGGCAGATCGCCTTTTCGCCGGATCAGCGGTGGCTGTTCGCGGCGAACCAGAAGTCGGGGTCGGTGACGGTGTTCTCGGTGGATGCCCGGACCGGGGCGCTCCGACGCACGGGCGAGCCGTTCCCGGCTCCGGTCCCGGTATGCGTCCTGCCCCGGTGA
- a CDS encoding tetratricopeptide repeat protein: MYGKAFAPEYQGELGTALGVNSSYEEVLATASRAHAEAGTALERSRAALAVAEANRRLGRVTQAGDAWRESYRSARGAGDRGAMAWALWSGGTLARQCGSLPLARRLLTHAVALADGSGDRLAHGYSLAGLAETGRIQGDYEAVAELHEQLLEQGRAHGEARHMVWAMSGIAQMHRNTGGYDKALELFEESARIAAEADDFRGRAWSLRGVADVLSVQGQTERALTLLSEAEAICRTMDLASALAYNHKMRGNVFYRAGRYESARETYTLSLREFREMQEPRGEALSRLGLAKSRARLGRDREETLAELDALEADFTRIGLRHARDMVIAFRAELTAQSAPETPAPRCDATTPGSPAIPATS, encoded by the coding sequence ATGTACGGCAAGGCGTTCGCCCCGGAATATCAGGGCGAGTTGGGTACGGCACTGGGCGTGAACTCCTCGTACGAGGAGGTGCTGGCGACGGCGAGCCGCGCGCATGCCGAGGCCGGTACGGCGCTGGAGCGGTCCCGGGCCGCGCTCGCGGTCGCCGAGGCGAACCGTCGGCTCGGCCGGGTGACGCAGGCGGGCGACGCCTGGCGGGAGAGCTACCGCAGTGCCCGTGGTGCCGGTGACCGGGGCGCCATGGCCTGGGCGCTGTGGAGCGGCGGCACCCTGGCCCGGCAGTGCGGCTCCCTGCCGCTCGCCCGCCGGCTGCTCACCCATGCCGTGGCGCTGGCCGACGGCAGCGGCGACCGCCTCGCCCACGGCTACTCGCTCGCCGGCCTCGCCGAGACCGGCCGCATACAGGGCGACTACGAAGCGGTCGCCGAGCTCCACGAGCAGTTGCTGGAACAGGGCCGGGCGCACGGCGAGGCCCGGCACATGGTCTGGGCGATGTCCGGCATAGCCCAGATGCACCGCAACACCGGCGGCTACGACAAGGCCCTGGAGCTGTTCGAGGAATCCGCCCGTATCGCCGCCGAGGCCGATGACTTCCGTGGGCGCGCCTGGTCGCTGCGGGGCGTCGCCGATGTCCTGTCCGTCCAGGGGCAGACGGAGCGGGCGCTGACGCTGCTGTCCGAGGCGGAGGCCATCTGCCGCACCATGGACCTGGCCAGTGCCCTCGCGTACAACCACAAGATGCGTGGCAACGTGTTCTACCGGGCGGGCCGTTACGAGTCGGCGCGCGAGACGTACACCCTCTCGCTGCGGGAGTTCCGCGAGATGCAGGAGCCCCGTGGGGAGGCGCTCTCCCGGCTCGGCCTGGCGAAGTCCCGCGCCCGCCTCGGTCGCGACCGGGAGGAGACCCTGGCCGAACTCGACGCCCTGGAAGCGGACTTCACCCGCATCGGACTGCGCCACGCCCGCGACATGGTCATCGCCTTCCGTGCAGAGCTGACCGCGCAATCGGCGCCAGAAACTCCCGCTCCTCGGTGCGATGCCACCACGCCCGGGTCTCCCGCAATTCCCGCCACGTCGTGA
- a CDS encoding lipase maturation factor family protein: MAWFSDSGYWLGRLLFQRMLAVLYVVAFVAAARQFRALIGARGMLPVPAFVAQVPFRAAPSVFHRHYSDRFFALWSWSGALLAAAVAAGAADAVPLWASMVLWAVLWAMYLSIVNVGQTWYSFGWESLLLEAGSLAVFLGNGEIAPPVPVMWLLRWVLFRVEFGAGLIKMRGDHCWRDLTCLYYHHETQPMPGPLSWFFHHLPAPLHRVEVAANHVAQLAVPVLLFTPQPIAGWAAVAMVVTQLWLVLSGNFAWLNWVTIALAVSAAAPLWGPPSTPLPAPPLWFEVLVLLATAGVLVLSYRPARNLLARQQMMNTSYESLHLVNSYGAFGSITRVRREIVVEGTADAVTGPETIWLPYEFRGKPGAVGRLPRQFAPYHLRLDWLMWFAALSPAYARSWFVPFVARLLENDRDTLRLLHRNPFPDLPPARVRARVFRYRFTTWRELRETRAWWHRTEEREFLAPIARSALHGRR; the protein is encoded by the coding sequence GTGGCATGGTTCTCGGATTCCGGATACTGGCTCGGGCGGCTGCTCTTCCAGCGCATGCTGGCCGTCCTCTACGTGGTCGCTTTCGTGGCGGCGGCCCGGCAGTTCCGGGCGCTCATCGGCGCGCGCGGCATGCTGCCGGTGCCCGCCTTCGTGGCGCAGGTGCCGTTCCGCGCGGCGCCCTCGGTCTTTCACCGGCACTATTCGGACCGTTTCTTCGCCCTCTGGTCGTGGAGCGGGGCGCTGCTGGCCGCGGCCGTGGCGGCGGGGGCGGCGGATGCCGTTCCGCTGTGGGCGTCGATGGTGCTGTGGGCCGTGCTGTGGGCGATGTATCTGTCCATCGTGAACGTCGGGCAGACCTGGTACAGCTTCGGCTGGGAGTCGCTGCTGCTGGAGGCCGGTTCGCTCGCGGTGTTCCTCGGGAACGGCGAGATCGCTCCCCCGGTGCCCGTGATGTGGCTGCTGCGCTGGGTGCTGTTCCGGGTGGAGTTCGGGGCCGGGCTGATCAAGATGCGCGGCGACCACTGCTGGCGGGATCTGACCTGCCTGTACTACCACCACGAAACGCAGCCGATGCCCGGCCCGTTGAGCTGGTTCTTCCACCATCTGCCGGCGCCCCTGCACCGGGTCGAGGTGGCGGCCAACCATGTCGCCCAACTTGCCGTGCCGGTCCTGCTGTTCACTCCCCAGCCGATCGCCGGGTGGGCCGCGGTCGCGATGGTCGTCACCCAGCTGTGGCTGGTACTCTCGGGCAACTTCGCCTGGCTGAACTGGGTGACCATCGCGCTCGCCGTCTCGGCCGCGGCCCCGCTGTGGGGGCCACCGTCCACGCCGCTGCCCGCGCCCCCGCTGTGGTTCGAGGTCCTGGTCCTCCTCGCCACGGCCGGGGTCCTCGTCCTCAGCTATCGGCCGGCCCGCAATCTGCTGGCCCGGCAGCAGATGATGAACACGTCCTACGAGTCGCTGCATCTGGTCAATTCGTACGGGGCCTTCGGCAGTATTACGCGGGTGCGCCGGGAAATCGTCGTGGAGGGGACCGCGGATGCGGTGACCGGGCCGGAGACGATCTGGCTCCCTTATGAATTCCGTGGCAAGCCGGGTGCGGTAGGACGGCTGCCGCGCCAATTCGCGCCGTATCACCTCCGGCTGGACTGGCTGATGTGGTTCGCCGCGCTGTCACCGGCCTATGCGCGGTCGTGGTTCGTCCCGTTCGTCGCCCGGCTGCTGGAGAACGACCGGGACACGCTGCGGCTGCTGCACCGCAATCCGTTCCCGGATCTGCCGCCGGCCCGGGTCAGGGCCCGGGTCTTCCGTTACCGCTTCACGACGTGGCGGGAATTGCGGGAGACCCGGGCGTGGTGGCATCGCACCGAGGAGCGGGAGTTTCTGGCGCCGATTGCGCGGTCAGCTCTGCACGGAAGGCGATGA